One Rhipicephalus microplus isolate Deutch F79 chromosome 4, USDA_Rmic, whole genome shotgun sequence genomic window carries:
- the LOC142814483 gene encoding uncharacterized protein LOC142814483, whose protein sequence is MGQSSSVPAKKSREDIDDSERELVQLIPLIPHDELDIVNDEVPRKHFIFGLRLPSEYWSRQTFQNKNIASYQTAEHHKNKVPPVAFNKIAVFEIGERNSPSCTIFLAGHLHCQRTVESEEEAQKLLVYAEKLSVCCGVGNTSEFKRLDVSDCTTLSANGLFSAVCDGSVSQGMPAHMPQRCLKCRKVRRILMARLLRLKNKVRRPLVKTAGRRLKCAVRTLRRRSKKVHTLHEVVRTLRQRNSSIKENSFEAKIKQLPKKQQYAVRACFEASKRKSMRGYRYDKAWLLECIVLKIKSPSLYEHLRAHKILILPSRFCLQKYIKAFKASYGFSRKLLECVKEKASEMNEMNRRGGLVIDEMKLSTHLDLKSSMDIEGFVNLGQLTGAQDKHTKADHGLVVMFQPFVGKWTQIIGK, encoded by the exons aTGGGACAGAGCTCTTCCGTGCCTGCAAAGAAGAGCCGCGAGGACATTGACGATTCAGAACGCGAATTGGTTCAGCTCATTCCCCTCATTCCTCATGACGAACTGGACATAGTCAACGATGAAGTACCTCGGAAACACTTCATTTTTGGTCTTCGACTACCATCGGAGTATTGGTCACGTCAGACATTCCAAAACAAAAACATAGCGAGTTACCAAACAGCTGAACATCATAAAAACAAAGTACCTCCTGTTGCCTTCAACAAGATAGCTGTGTTCGAAATTGGAGAGCGAAATTCACCCTCCTGCACCATTTTCCTGGCTGGCCACCTTCACTGTCAGCGCACCGTTGAGTCTGAGGAAGAGGCCCAAAAGCTTCTGGTGTATGCAGAAAAACTCTCTGTGTGTTGTGGAGTGGGAAATACCAGCGAGTTTAAGCGATTAGATGTGTCTGACTGCACAACATTGTCAGCAAATGGCCTGTTCTCCGCTGTGTGTGATGGATCTGTGTCACAAG GTATGCCGGCCCATATGCCTCAGCggtgtctgaagtgcagaaaagtGAGGCGAATCCTCATGGCTCGTTTGCTGCGCTTAAAAAATAAGGTGCGACGCCCATTGGTAAAGACAGCGGGAAGGAGATTGAAATGTGCCGTTCGCACTTTGAGGCGGCggagtaagaaagtgcacacccTTCATGAGGTCGTACGAACGTTACGACAAAggaattcctctatcaaggaaaaCAGCTTTGAGGCAAAG ATCAAGCAGCTTCCGAAAAAGCAGCAGTATGCAGTCCGAGCATGTTTTGAGGCATCGAAGCGGAAATCCATGCGAGGATATCGATACGACAAAGCGTGGCTCTTAGAGTGCATTGTTTTAAAGATCAAGAGCCCGAGCTTATACGAGCATCTCAGGGCCCATAAGATCCTTATACTTCCAAGCCGTTTCTGCCTCCAAAAGTACATCAAG GCCTTCAAGGCATCTTATGGCTTTAGTCGCAAGCTTCTTGAGTGTGTGAAGGAGAAGGCTagtgaaatgaatgaaatgaacagaCGTGGCGGCCTCGTTATAGACGAGATGAAACTTTCTACACACCTGGACCTCAAGTCATCCATGGATATTGAAGGCTTCGTAAACCTTGGACAACTTACTGGAGCTCAGGACAAGCACACAAAGGCTGATCATGGCTTAGTCGTCATGTTTCAGCCTTTTGTGGGCAAATGGACGCAGATAATTGGTAAATAG